In the genome of Mycobacteriales bacterium, one region contains:
- a CDS encoding RDD family protein, which yields MSQLVTGEAVALDLRPAGLPSRLLASGIDLVILGVLYTAVAAVFLAVGVSSSSAATAALTITSFVLVFLGVPVACETLFRGRTPGKAALGLRVVRDDGGPVAFRQSFVRGLVGLFVEKPGFTFGLVAVVTSLLNERGKRLGDLLAGTMVLQERVAVTRGPVATMPPQLTAWAETLDLAGVPEPLLLSVRQFVARSSQLTDAARATLGSQLVATVLAVTSPPPPPGTPGWAVLSAVLAERRRREEARQSGYTPAPRETAPTPTLTPTLTPTAPPTPHPPSDTGFALPQ from the coding sequence GTGTCGCAGCTGGTCACCGGTGAGGCCGTCGCACTGGACCTCCGCCCGGCCGGGTTGCCCTCGCGGCTGCTCGCCTCGGGCATCGACCTGGTCATCCTCGGCGTGCTCTACACCGCCGTCGCCGCGGTCTTCCTGGCGGTCGGGGTCAGCTCCTCCAGCGCGGCCACCGCGGCGCTGACGATCACGTCGTTCGTCCTGGTCTTCCTCGGCGTGCCGGTCGCCTGCGAGACGCTGTTCCGCGGCCGCACCCCCGGCAAGGCCGCGCTCGGCCTGCGGGTCGTCCGCGACGACGGCGGCCCGGTCGCGTTCCGGCAGTCCTTCGTCCGCGGCCTCGTCGGGTTGTTCGTCGAGAAGCCGGGCTTCACCTTCGGCCTGGTCGCGGTCGTCACGAGCCTGCTCAACGAACGCGGCAAGCGCCTCGGCGACCTGCTCGCCGGCACGATGGTCCTGCAGGAGCGGGTCGCGGTCACCCGCGGACCGGTCGCGACGATGCCGCCGCAGCTCACGGCCTGGGCCGAGACGCTCGACCTCGCCGGTGTCCCTGAGCCGCTGCTGCTGTCGGTGCGGCAGTTCGTCGCGCGCAGCAGCCAGCTCACCGACGCGGCCCGCGCGACCCTGGGCAGTCAGCTCGTCGCGACGGTGCTGGCCGTCACCTCTCCCCCGCCGCCCCCGGGCACCCCGGGCTGGGCGGTGCTGTCGGCTGTCCTCGCCGAGCGCCGCCGCCGCGAGGAGGCGCGCCAGAGCGGCTACACCCCGGCCCCCCGCGAGACCGCCCCCACACCGACCCTCACACCGACCCTCACACCGACCGCGCCACCGACTCCGCACCCGCCGTCGGACACCGGCTTCGCGCTGCCCCAGTAG
- a CDS encoding helix-turn-helix domain-containing protein → MTALRSVPSSGPAGLAARVLADLDPLLARMGAAYRSEIDEYAAMTDAQMVADVLPVSRRLVEVFLETVVHDRPLRPRELAAFEASGRDRLMSGIPLESVLHAYRIAGREAWTALCAAVQPGEEVLLASLGSRWMDTVDRTSSALARAYLAASHERLRDLDARRRELVEALLTAADPSEVAAVSLRFSTVLAPSYVPVIVAGAGAAAGIDALLAEAPAGTLGGHRGDRVLLLVPQRLDRPVQRAGALVAWGRAATCGEALLAEVSSVEQLLSTAVAEGHREGSFGPDDLLIEQLLLGNDRVADALRRRVADVLLARDASGVLVTTLRAYLETGSVPETARREVVHANTVSYRLGRVRDLTGLDARIPVDAALLVLGLGLPQEELPL, encoded by the coding sequence GTGACCGCGCTGCGCTCGGTCCCGAGCAGCGGACCGGCCGGCCTGGCCGCGCGGGTCCTCGCCGACCTCGACCCGCTGCTCGCGCGGATGGGCGCGGCCTACCGCTCGGAGATCGACGAGTACGCCGCGATGACCGACGCGCAGATGGTCGCCGACGTGCTGCCCGTGTCACGACGGCTGGTCGAGGTCTTCCTCGAGACCGTCGTCCACGACCGTCCGCTGCGGCCGCGCGAGCTGGCCGCTTTCGAGGCGTCCGGTCGCGACCGGCTCATGAGCGGCATCCCGCTCGAGTCCGTGCTGCACGCCTACCGCATCGCCGGGCGCGAGGCGTGGACGGCGCTGTGCGCCGCCGTGCAGCCCGGCGAGGAGGTCCTGCTCGCGAGCCTCGGCAGCCGCTGGATGGACACCGTCGACCGCACCTCGAGCGCGCTGGCCCGGGCCTACCTCGCCGCGAGCCACGAGCGGCTGCGCGACCTCGACGCTCGGCGTCGCGAGCTCGTCGAGGCGCTGCTCACGGCTGCTGACCCGAGCGAGGTCGCCGCGGTCAGCCTGCGCTTCTCGACCGTGCTCGCCCCGTCGTACGTCCCGGTGATCGTCGCCGGTGCGGGTGCGGCCGCCGGCATCGACGCGCTCCTCGCTGAGGCCCCCGCCGGGACGCTCGGCGGGCACCGCGGTGACCGCGTCCTGCTGCTGGTGCCGCAGCGCCTCGACCGGCCGGTCCAGCGCGCGGGCGCCCTGGTCGCCTGGGGCCGGGCCGCGACCTGTGGCGAGGCGCTGCTCGCGGAGGTGAGCTCGGTCGAGCAGCTGCTGTCGACCGCGGTCGCCGAGGGCCACCGCGAGGGCTCCTTCGGGCCCGATGACCTGCTCATCGAGCAGCTGCTGCTCGGCAACGACCGGGTCGCCGACGCGCTGCGCCGCCGGGTCGCTGACGTGCTGCTCGCCCGCGACGCCAGCGGCGTCCTCGTCACCACGCTGCGCGCCTACCTCGAGACCGGCTCGGTGCCGGAGACCGCGCGCCGCGAGGTCGTCCACGCCAACACCGTGTCCTACCGGCTCGGCCGGGTCCGCGACCTCACCGGGCTCGACGCCCGCATCCCCGTCGACGCTGCGCTGCTCGTGCTCGGCCTCGGCCTGCCCCAGGAGGAGCTGCCGTTGTGA
- a CDS encoding DUF4129 domain-containing protein — translation MLVLQLLLGAVTEVDVDSLDRDDTREAARDELSRPEYQEARPPLWQRLLGRLVREVLDLISRAAGNVPGGRAGVLLALLIAAAAVALVLVKLRPVLRGARSDALFDGGAVLTAAQHRALADSAASEGRYTDAVRERMRALVRELEARGVLDTRPGRTAGEVARDGGAAVPGVADDLRVAARTFDEVCYGGRTADAATYAVMVGCDDAVTRARLVVA, via the coding sequence ATGCTCGTGCTGCAGCTCCTGCTCGGGGCGGTCACCGAGGTCGACGTCGACTCCCTCGACCGCGACGACACGCGCGAGGCGGCGCGCGACGAGCTGTCCCGCCCGGAGTACCAGGAGGCCCGCCCGCCGCTGTGGCAGCGTCTGCTGGGCCGACTCGTCCGCGAGGTGCTCGACCTCATCAGCCGCGCCGCCGGCAACGTCCCGGGCGGACGGGCCGGCGTCCTCCTCGCGCTGCTCATCGCCGCCGCGGCGGTCGCGCTCGTCCTCGTCAAGCTCCGGCCCGTCCTGCGCGGCGCGCGCAGCGACGCGCTCTTCGACGGCGGCGCGGTCCTCACTGCGGCCCAGCACCGCGCGCTCGCCGACAGCGCCGCGAGCGAGGGCAGGTACACCGACGCGGTGCGCGAGCGGATGCGCGCGCTGGTGCGCGAGCTCGAGGCCCGCGGGGTGCTCGACACGCGTCCGGGCAGGACCGCCGGCGAGGTGGCCCGCGACGGCGGGGCGGCCGTGCCCGGGGTCGCCGACGACCTGCGCGTGGCCGCCCGGACCTTCGACGAGGTCTGCTACGGCGGGCGCACGGCCGACGCCGCGACCTACGCCGTGATGGTCGGCTGCGACGACGCCGTCACCCGCGCCCGGCTGGTGGTCGCGTGA
- the mtrA gene encoding MtrAB system response regulator MtrA gives MGSARSAAEGWSQVRSRVLVVDDDPALSEMLGIVLRNEGFDTSFVADGDAALGTFRREKPDVVLLDLMLPGTDGLEVCRQIRAESGVPIVMLTAKSDTPDVVAGLECGADDYVVKPFKPKELVARVRARLRVREDPGSEVLSIGPTDDPVTIDLQGHEVRRGEALLQLTPLEFDLLVALAREPRRVFTREVLLEQVWHYRHPADTRLVNVHVQRLRAKVERDPENPRVVLTVRGVGYRAGSS, from the coding sequence ATGGGGTCGGCACGGTCGGCAGCGGAAGGGTGGTCGCAGGTGAGGTCTCGGGTCCTGGTCGTCGACGACGACCCGGCGCTGTCGGAGATGCTCGGCATCGTCTTGCGCAACGAGGGCTTCGACACCTCTTTCGTCGCCGACGGTGACGCCGCCCTCGGGACGTTCCGCCGCGAGAAGCCCGACGTCGTCCTGCTCGACCTGATGCTGCCCGGCACGGACGGACTCGAGGTGTGCCGGCAGATCCGCGCCGAGAGCGGCGTGCCGATCGTCATGCTCACCGCGAAGAGCGACACCCCCGACGTGGTGGCGGGCCTCGAGTGCGGCGCGGACGACTACGTCGTCAAGCCCTTCAAGCCCAAGGAGCTCGTCGCCCGGGTGCGCGCCCGGCTGCGGGTCCGCGAGGACCCGGGCAGCGAGGTGCTGTCGATCGGTCCGACGGACGACCCGGTGACCATCGACCTCCAGGGCCACGAGGTGCGCCGCGGCGAGGCCCTGCTCCAGCTGACCCCGCTCGAGTTCGACCTGCTCGTCGCGCTGGCCCGCGAGCCGCGCCGGGTCTTCACCCGCGAGGTGCTGCTCGAGCAGGTCTGGCACTACCGCCACCCCGCCGACACCCGGCTGGTCAACGTCCACGTCCAGCGGCTGCGCGCCAAGGTCGAGCGCGACCCGGAGAACCCACGGGTGGTGCTCACGGTCCGCGGGGTCGGCTATCGCGCGGGGTCGTCCTGA
- a CDS encoding stage II sporulation protein M — protein MDLDLFVAAHRAEWQRLERLVRTARSPRRLSGAEVDELVELYQRVATHLSTVQSTSRDPALVGRLSSLVAEARGAVAGGRRSTFADVARFLRVDFPAVLYRTRWWWLGVTAAFLVVSFAIGAYVAANPDVQGALAPPEAVKQLVEEDFEDYYSSAPAQDFAARVFTNNAFIAAACIVVGVLTLPVVYIVFQNAAGVGVTGGFMAANDRLDLFFGLITPHGLLELTAVFIAAGLGLKLGWTLIDPGDRTRSDALAEEGRALVVGALGTALLLFVSGLIEGFVTPSGLPTWGRIAIGVVAEVLLLLWVFVLGRRAYRAGVTGDLELALRGDVLPT, from the coding sequence GTGGACCTGGACCTGTTCGTCGCCGCCCACCGCGCCGAGTGGCAGCGCCTCGAGCGCCTGGTCCGCACCGCGCGGTCGCCCCGCCGGCTGTCCGGCGCCGAGGTCGACGAGCTGGTCGAGCTTTACCAGCGGGTCGCGACCCACCTGTCGACGGTGCAGAGCACGAGCCGTGACCCTGCGCTGGTCGGTCGGCTCTCCTCGCTGGTCGCCGAGGCCCGCGGTGCCGTCGCCGGCGGTCGCCGGTCGACCTTCGCCGACGTCGCCCGCTTCCTGCGCGTCGACTTCCCCGCGGTGCTCTACCGCACCCGCTGGTGGTGGCTCGGCGTCACCGCCGCCTTCCTCGTCGTGTCGTTCGCGATCGGTGCCTACGTCGCGGCCAACCCCGACGTGCAGGGTGCCCTCGCGCCGCCGGAGGCCGTGAAGCAGCTCGTCGAGGAGGACTTCGAGGACTACTACTCCTCGGCTCCCGCGCAGGACTTCGCGGCCCGGGTCTTCACCAACAACGCCTTCATCGCCGCGGCCTGCATCGTCGTCGGAGTGCTGACCCTGCCGGTCGTCTACATCGTCTTCCAGAACGCCGCGGGCGTCGGCGTCACCGGCGGCTTCATGGCGGCCAACGACCGGCTCGACCTGTTCTTCGGCCTCATCACCCCGCACGGTCTGCTGGAGCTCACCGCGGTCTTCATCGCCGCGGGCCTCGGTCTCAAGCTGGGCTGGACCCTGATCGACCCGGGGGATCGAACTCGTTCGGATGCCCTGGCCGAGGAGGGTCGGGCGCTGGTCGTCGGGGCGCTGGGCACGGCGCTGCTGCTGTTCGTCAGCGGCCTCATCGAGGGCTTCGTGACGCCGAGCGGGCTGCCCACCTGGGGGCGCATCGCGATCGGGGTCGTCGCGGAGGTGCTGCTGCTGCTGTGGGTCTTCGTCCTCGGTCGCCGGGCCTACCGCGCCGGGGTGACCGGTGACCTCGAGCTCGCGCTGCGCGGCGACGTCCTCCCCACCTGA
- a CDS encoding long-chain-fatty-acid--CoA ligase → MKGLMGAQPLTVATIFDRMRTVYADGEVVDALPTGSVRTTYGELSERVLRWVTVLRDLGVGPGDRVGTFANNSSRHVELYYAVPLVGAVLHMVNIRLHDDQLEFVVADADDVVLLVDDDLVPRLADVAARMPSVRSFVRLGKGSTPGLDGILEGEELLEQAAPAVDLPELREDDACGMCHTSGTTGMPKAVVYTHRSTYLHAMAACMVDHLALSERDRVLPVVPLFHACGWGLPYAAPFTGAELVLAGADTSPDNLARIIETERVTWAAGVPTIWTAMLAVAEGHDLSSLRTIGVGGSATPRALMSAYDELGTTILQIWGMTETSPVACVSRPRRRHRGLSDAELLEVRLRTGTIFAGLEARITDPDTGSVLPWDGASVGELECRGPWVATDYHRSAPDRFRDGWLRTGDMALMEPDGVFKIVDRSKDLVKSGGEWISSVELEGEVLAHPAVREAAVVGIPSTRWDERPVVVASLHHGTTLSLTQLREFLTGRVAKWWLPDELVVVDEVAKTSVGKYDKKELRAQLSHLSLP, encoded by the coding sequence GTGAAGGGCCTGATGGGGGCGCAGCCGCTGACCGTGGCGACGATCTTCGACCGGATGCGCACGGTCTACGCCGACGGCGAGGTCGTCGATGCGCTGCCGACCGGCAGCGTCCGCACGACCTACGGCGAGCTGTCCGAGCGGGTCCTGCGCTGGGTGACGGTCCTGCGCGACCTCGGCGTCGGACCGGGCGACCGCGTCGGTACCTTCGCCAACAACTCCAGCCGCCACGTCGAGCTCTACTACGCCGTGCCGCTGGTCGGCGCCGTGCTCCACATGGTCAACATCCGGCTCCACGACGACCAGCTCGAGTTCGTCGTCGCCGACGCCGACGACGTCGTCCTGCTCGTCGACGACGACCTCGTCCCGAGGCTCGCCGACGTCGCCGCGCGGATGCCGTCGGTGCGCTCGTTCGTCCGGCTGGGCAAGGGGTCCACGCCCGGCCTCGACGGGATCCTCGAGGGCGAGGAGCTGCTCGAGCAGGCCGCGCCGGCGGTCGACCTGCCGGAGCTGCGCGAGGACGACGCCTGCGGGATGTGCCACACCTCCGGCACGACCGGCATGCCGAAGGCGGTCGTCTACACCCACCGCTCGACCTACCTCCATGCGATGGCGGCGTGCATGGTCGACCACCTCGCGCTGTCGGAGCGCGACCGCGTGCTCCCCGTCGTACCCCTGTTCCACGCCTGCGGCTGGGGGCTGCCCTACGCCGCCCCCTTCACCGGAGCCGAGCTGGTGCTCGCCGGCGCCGACACCTCACCCGACAACCTCGCGCGCATCATCGAGACCGAGCGGGTGACGTGGGCTGCGGGCGTCCCGACGATCTGGACCGCGATGCTGGCCGTCGCCGAGGGCCACGACCTGTCGTCGCTGCGCACGATCGGCGTCGGCGGGTCTGCGACGCCGCGCGCGCTGATGTCGGCGTACGACGAGCTGGGCACGACGATCCTGCAGATCTGGGGCATGACCGAGACGTCGCCGGTCGCCTGCGTGTCGCGACCGCGGCGCCGTCACCGCGGGCTGTCCGACGCCGAGCTGCTCGAGGTGCGGCTGCGGACCGGCACGATCTTCGCCGGGCTCGAGGCCCGCATCACCGACCCCGACACCGGTTCGGTGCTGCCGTGGGACGGCGCGTCTGTCGGCGAGCTCGAGTGCCGCGGCCCGTGGGTCGCGACCGACTACCACCGCAGCGCGCCCGACCGCTTCCGCGACGGGTGGCTGCGCACCGGTGACATGGCCCTCATGGAGCCCGACGGCGTCTTCAAGATCGTCGACAGGAGCAAGGACCTCGTGAAGTCCGGCGGCGAGTGGATCTCGTCGGTGGAGCTCGAGGGAGAGGTGCTGGCCCACCCGGCCGTCCGCGAGGCGGCGGTCGTCGGGATTCCCAGCACCCGGTGGGACGAGCGGCCCGTCGTGGTCGCCTCGCTCCACCACGGCACGACGCTCTCGCTCACCCAGCTGCGGGAGTTCCTGACAGGGAGAGTGGCCAAGTGGTGGTTGCCGGACGAGCTCGTGGTGGTAGACGAGGTGGCCAAGACCTCGGTCGGCAAGTACGACAAGAAGGAGCTGCGCGCGCAGCTCTCGCACTTGTCGCTGCCGTAG
- a CDS encoding alpha/beta fold hydrolase: protein MILVHGNNVDHADWYPVRDDFRAAGWSDQELWALSYAGLGGSNGTALQRTNPQRDAEHSEEGKDATTYITENDVNVADLERFIRMVQSYTGTKRFSIVGHSLGVTLARETLRVHPSLRKDLVAFVGIAGANHGTGFCPPGSEGNVVSCDEIAAGTPWLDRLNKAGETYGPAKWMTIYDGTGAGDPAYPGVTYAQSPRLEGADNRQYAGKYHNDLRLDPAIVTVYRQFLEAAEKGVRR, encoded by the coding sequence GTGATCCTCGTGCACGGGAACAACGTCGACCACGCCGACTGGTACCCCGTCCGCGACGACTTCCGGGCGGCCGGCTGGAGCGACCAGGAGCTGTGGGCGCTGTCCTACGCCGGGCTCGGTGGCAGCAACGGCACCGCGCTGCAGCGCACCAACCCGCAGCGCGACGCCGAGCACTCCGAGGAGGGCAAGGACGCCACGACCTACATCACCGAGAACGACGTCAACGTCGCCGACCTCGAGCGCTTCATCAGGATGGTCCAGTCCTACACCGGCACCAAGCGCTTCTCGATCGTCGGGCACTCCCTCGGGGTCACGCTGGCCCGCGAGACCCTGCGGGTGCACCCGTCGCTCCGCAAGGACCTCGTCGCCTTCGTCGGCATCGCGGGCGCCAACCACGGCACCGGCTTCTGCCCGCCCGGCAGCGAGGGCAACGTCGTGTCCTGCGACGAGATCGCGGCCGGCACGCCCTGGCTCGACCGGCTCAACAAGGCCGGCGAGACCTACGGCCCGGCGAAGTGGATGACCATCTACGACGGGACCGGTGCGGGTGACCCGGCGTACCCCGGGGTCACCTACGCGCAGTCACCGCGGCTGGAGGGCGCCGACAACCGGCAGTACGCCGGGAAGTACCACAACGACCTGCGCCTCGACCCGGCGATCGTCACGGTCTACCGGCAGTTCCTGGAGGCCGCGGAGAAGGGCGTCCGCCGCTGA
- a CDS encoding DUF58 domain-containing protein: protein MALTGRAALLALLAVLPVALAETYRAVPVVVVVLLLLVIVDVVLAVPVSALRLVRGGATSCRLGTTVEVPLTVTNTSGRRLRGVLRDAWVPSAGATPRTHVLDVPPGERRVLPVALTPTRRGDRLPDRITVRSVGPLGVAARQGRHEVPWRVRVQPPFASRIHLPERLARLRQLDGLVAARVRGQGTEFDALREYVPGDDVRSIDWRATARRSEVVVRTWRPERDRRVLLVVDSGRTSAGRVGDVPRLDAALDAALLLAALASRAGDRVDLLAMDRDVKAAVEGAGREELLSRLVDAMAGLEPSLVETDGRRVVSEVLRRSRRRSLVVLFTTLDAAPLEAGLLPVLASLTTRHTVVLASVGDPRVEQMAASRGDTRAVYDAAAAERARAERRRITGLLRRRGVEVVDAPPESFAPAVADAYLALKAAGRL, encoded by the coding sequence GTGGCCCTCACCGGGCGCGCGGCGCTGCTGGCGCTGCTCGCCGTCCTGCCCGTCGCTCTCGCGGAGACCTACCGCGCGGTGCCGGTGGTCGTCGTCGTGCTCCTCCTGCTGGTGATCGTCGACGTCGTCCTCGCGGTGCCGGTGTCGGCGCTGCGGCTGGTGCGCGGCGGGGCGACGTCATGCCGGCTCGGCACGACCGTCGAGGTGCCGCTGACGGTGACCAACACCAGCGGCCGGCGGCTGCGCGGGGTGCTGCGCGACGCCTGGGTGCCATCGGCGGGCGCGACGCCGCGCACGCACGTCCTCGACGTACCTCCGGGTGAGCGGCGCGTCCTGCCGGTCGCCCTCACCCCGACCCGGCGCGGCGACCGGCTGCCCGACCGCATCACGGTGCGCTCCGTCGGGCCGCTCGGCGTCGCGGCCCGCCAGGGTCGCCACGAGGTGCCGTGGCGGGTCCGGGTCCAGCCGCCCTTCGCCTCGCGCATCCACCTTCCCGAGCGGCTCGCGCGGCTGCGCCAGCTCGACGGTCTCGTCGCCGCGCGGGTCAGGGGGCAGGGCACGGAGTTCGACGCGCTGCGCGAGTACGTCCCCGGCGACGACGTCCGCTCCATCGACTGGCGCGCCACCGCCCGCCGCTCCGAGGTCGTCGTCCGCACCTGGCGCCCCGAACGCGACCGCCGGGTGCTGCTGGTGGTCGACAGCGGCCGCACCTCTGCGGGCCGCGTCGGCGACGTGCCGCGCCTCGACGCCGCCCTCGACGCCGCGCTGCTGCTCGCCGCGCTCGCCTCCCGGGCCGGCGACCGCGTCGACCTGCTCGCCATGGACCGCGACGTCAAGGCCGCCGTCGAGGGCGCCGGCCGCGAGGAGCTGCTGTCACGCCTCGTCGACGCGATGGCCGGCCTCGAGCCGTCACTGGTCGAGACCGACGGCCGCCGGGTCGTCTCCGAGGTGCTGCGCCGCAGCCGCCGCCGCTCGCTCGTCGTGCTCTTCACGACCCTCGACGCGGCGCCGCTCGAGGCCGGGCTGCTGCCGGTCCTCGCGTCGCTGACGACCCGCCACACCGTCGTGCTCGCCTCGGTCGGCGACCCACGGGTCGAGCAGATGGCCGCGTCCCGCGGCGACACCCGGGCGGTGTACGACGCTGCCGCTGCCGAGCGGGCGCGCGCGGAGCGCCGGCGCATCACCGGCCTGCTGCGCCGCCGCGGGGTCGAGGTCGTCGACGCCCCGCCCGAGTCCTTCGCCCCCGCGGTCGCCGACGCCTACCTCGCCCTCAAGGCCGCCGGCCGCCTGTAG
- a CDS encoding DUF4350 domain-containing protein: MTVLDTPPASPTDAATATGPTARSVARSARGPIALLVLLVLAGALTAAVRATGASGLLDPDSYQPDGARALRVLLEDEGVTVRRLEGTAELFARSGDVVVVARPDELTRDDLEALEGALAASADLVLVGAESDVLDRLGIPTDTVGTADDDRRAPACDLPAAVAAGEVEIGGERYRPGPGSGATGCYASGGAATLVRLPEQRVTLLGSGTFLTNDGLGDAGAAALGLGVIGTGDVVHWVVPGPTVLSEEGTGRPLWSLLDMSVRAAALALALAFTVLALWRARRLGRVVVEPLPVVVRAAEAVEGRSRLYEAAGAREAAAESLRAGTRHRLVTRLGLPPDTGRDSLVATAAARAGRDPAGVDALLYGAAPVDDTALVRLADDLDALLSASLGGVALPRTPTTREVAGP, encoded by the coding sequence GTGACCGTCCTCGACACGCCCCCCGCCAGCCCGACCGACGCCGCGACCGCGACCGGGCCGACCGCGCGGTCGGTGGCCCGCAGCGCCCGCGGGCCGATCGCGCTGCTCGTGCTGCTCGTCCTCGCCGGCGCCCTGACCGCGGCGGTCCGGGCGACCGGCGCCTCGGGCCTGCTCGACCCGGACAGCTACCAGCCCGACGGCGCCCGCGCCCTGCGGGTGCTGCTCGAGGACGAGGGCGTCACCGTCCGTCGGCTCGAGGGCACCGCGGAGCTGTTCGCCAGGAGCGGCGACGTCGTCGTGGTCGCCCGCCCCGACGAGCTGACCAGAGACGACCTCGAGGCGCTGGAAGGCGCGCTCGCCGCCAGCGCCGACCTCGTCCTCGTGGGCGCAGAGAGCGACGTGCTCGACCGGCTGGGCATCCCCACGGACACCGTCGGCACGGCCGACGACGACCGGCGCGCGCCGGCCTGCGACCTGCCGGCAGCTGTCGCGGCGGGTGAGGTCGAGATCGGCGGGGAGCGCTACCGCCCGGGCCCGGGCAGCGGCGCGACCGGGTGCTACGCCTCGGGAGGCGCCGCGACGCTGGTGCGGCTACCCGAGCAGCGCGTCACGCTGCTCGGCAGCGGCACCTTCCTCACCAACGACGGGCTCGGCGACGCGGGCGCGGCCGCCCTCGGCCTCGGCGTGATCGGCACCGGCGACGTCGTGCACTGGGTCGTCCCCGGGCCGACCGTCCTCAGCGAGGAGGGCACTGGCCGGCCGCTGTGGAGCCTGCTCGACATGAGCGTGCGCGCCGCCGCGCTCGCCCTCGCCCTGGCCTTCACGGTCCTCGCCCTGTGGCGCGCACGCCGCCTCGGCCGGGTCGTCGTCGAGCCGCTGCCTGTCGTCGTACGCGCTGCCGAGGCGGTCGAGGGACGCAGCCGTCTCTACGAGGCCGCCGGTGCGCGTGAGGCCGCCGCGGAGTCGCTGCGGGCCGGCACCCGGCACCGCCTGGTCACCCGGCTGGGGCTGCCACCCGACACTGGCCGCGACAGCCTGGTCGCGACCGCCGCCGCCCGCGCGGGCCGCGACCCGGCCGGGGTCGACGCGCTCCTGTACGGTGCGGCTCCGGTCGACGACACCGCTCTCGTGCGGCTCGCCGACGACCTCGACGCCCTCCTCTCCGCATCCCTGGGCGGCGTCGCCCTGCCCCGCACACCCACGACCCGGGAGGTGGCCGGTCCGTGA
- a CDS encoding MoxR family ATPase: MVALRKEVGKAVIGQDATVTGLVIALLCRGHVLLEGVPGVAKTLLVRALAASLSLDTTRVQFTPDLMPGDITGSLVYDTRTAAFSFREGPVFTNLLLADEINRTPPKTQASLLEAMEERQVSVDGHPRPLPDPFLVCATQNPVEYEGTYPLPEAQLDRFLLKLTVSLPSREDEVSVLAAHDSGFDPRDLSGLTPVAGPAQLAAGRRGVQAVSVSPEVMGYVVDVCRATRTSPSLSLGVSPRGAVALLNTSKAWAWLSGRDYLTPDDVKALARPTLRHRVSLRPEAELEGVTSDGVLDGVLAAVPVPR, from the coding sequence CTGGTCGCCCTGCGCAAGGAGGTCGGCAAGGCCGTCATCGGCCAGGACGCGACCGTCACCGGCCTCGTCATCGCCCTGCTCTGCCGCGGTCACGTCCTGCTCGAGGGCGTGCCCGGGGTGGCGAAGACGCTGCTCGTGCGCGCGCTCGCCGCGTCGCTGTCGCTCGACACGACCCGGGTGCAGTTCACCCCTGACCTGATGCCCGGCGACATCACCGGCTCGCTGGTCTACGACACCCGCACCGCGGCCTTCTCCTTCCGCGAGGGCCCGGTCTTCACCAACCTGCTGCTCGCCGACGAGATCAACCGCACGCCCCCGAAGACCCAGGCGTCGCTGCTCGAGGCGATGGAGGAGCGGCAGGTCTCCGTCGACGGCCACCCCCGCCCGCTGCCCGACCCGTTCCTCGTCTGCGCGACGCAGAACCCCGTGGAGTACGAAGGCACCTACCCGCTGCCCGAGGCCCAGCTCGACCGCTTCCTGCTCAAGCTCACGGTCTCGCTGCCCTCCCGCGAGGACGAGGTCTCGGTCCTCGCGGCCCACGACTCCGGCTTCGACCCGCGCGACCTGTCGGGCCTCACCCCGGTCGCCGGCCCGGCCCAGCTCGCCGCCGGTCGCCGCGGTGTCCAGGCCGTGTCGGTCAGTCCCGAGGTGATGGGCTACGTCGTCGACGTCTGCCGGGCCACCCGCACCTCGCCGTCGCTGTCGCTCGGTGTCTCGCCCCGCGGTGCCGTCGCCCTGCTCAACACCTCCAAGGCGTGGGCGTGGCTGTCCGGCCGCGACTACCTCACGCCCGACGACGTGAAGGCGCTCGCCCGCCCGACGCTGCGCCACCGCGTCTCGCTGCGCCCCGAGGCCGAGCTCGAGGGCGTCACCTCCGACGGCGTCCTCGACGGCGTCCTCGCCGCGGTGCCCGTCCCCCGCTAG